A section of the Phaseolus vulgaris cultivar G19833 chromosome 8, P. vulgaris v2.0, whole genome shotgun sequence genome encodes:
- the LOC137823329 gene encoding heterogeneous nuclear ribonucleoprotein 1, translated as MESDLGKLFIGGISWDTDEERLREYFGKYGEVIEAVIMRDRTTGRARGFGFVVFSDPVVAERVIMDKHIIDGRTVEAKKAVPRDDQITVNRQQTGGIQGSPGPGRTKKIFVGGLPSTITESDFKKYFDQFGTITDVVVMYDHNTQRPRGFGFITYDSEEAVDRVLYKTFHELNGKMVEVKRAVPKELSPGPSRSPLVGYNYGLNRTSSFLNSYAQGFNMSPIGNYGVKMEGRFSPLTTARSGFTPFGSNGYGMGVNLDSGLNPSYGGTSGYGGSLGYGRISPLYNGNPNRYTTPIGNNGGSGRTDSLMNSASRSVWGNGGLNSAANNPASPGTYLGSGSGAFGVSIGNSGANWGSSVPTQGGGAASGYSTWGNTYEGGDNSIGLGGGGYGRNSSPSVPQSSTFTAPTGGYEGSYGDLYRSGSVYSDSTWQSAASEMDASGSFGYGGLGGMASDDPVKSSEGFIGNYNVISRQTNRGIAA; from the exons ATGGAATCGGATCTTGGCAAGCTCTTCATTGGGGGGATTTCCTGGGACACTGACGAGGAACGTCTCAGAGAATATTTTGGGAAGTATGGAGAGGTAATAGAGGCTGTGATCATGAGAGATCGCACAACAGGTCGCGCTCGCGGTTTCGGTTTTGTTGTCTTTTCGGATCCTGTTGTTGCTGAAAGAGTCATCATGGATAAACACATAATTGATGGCCGCACA GTTGAAGCTAAGAAAGCTGTTCCTAGGGACGATCAGATCACTGTAAACAGACAGCAGACTGGTGGCATCCAAGGATCTCCAGGTCCTGGACGCACCAAAAAGATTTTTGTTGGAGGTTTACCATCAACAATCACAGAGAGTGATTTTAAAAAGTACTTTGATCAATTTGGTACAATTACTGATGTTGTTGTAATGTATGATCACAATACCCAGAGGCCGAGAGGTTTTGGCTTCATCACATATGATTCAGAAGAAGCTGTGGACAGAGTTCTTTATAAAACCTTTCATGAACTCAATGGAAAGATGGTTGAGGTCAAGAGGGCAGTTCCTAAAGAGCTTTCGCCTGGACCTAGCCGGAGCCCATTGGTAGGATATAACTATGGTTTGAATAGGACCAGTAGCTTCCTAAATAGTTATGCTCAGGGTTTCAACATGAGCCCAATTGGAAATTATGGAGTCAAGATGGAAGGAAGGTTTAGTCCACTTACTACTGCTAGAAGTGGATTTACCCCATTTGGCTCCAATGGTTATGGAATGGGAGTGAATTTGGATTCAGGATTGAACCCAAGCTATGGAGGGACTTCTGGTTATGGTGGCAGTCTTGGATATGGTCGGATAAGTCCCCTGTACAATGGCAACCCAAACAGATATACCACTCCTATTGGCAATAACGGTGGAAGTGGGAGAACCGATTCTCTAATGAACTCAGCTTCTAGGAGTGTTTGGGGAAATGGGGGCCTGAACAGTGCTGCCAATAATCCAGCCAGCCCTGGCACTTACTTGGGATCTGGAAGTGGGGCTTTTGGTGTTTCAATCGGAAATAGTGGAGCAAATTGGGGTTCATCAGTTCCAACCCAGGGAGGAGGGGCTGCTTCTGGGTATAGTACTTGGGGTAACACTTATGAAGGTGGTGATAACAGCATTGGTTTAGGAGGTGGAGGGTATGGAAGGAACAGCAGTCCAAGTGTGCCTCAATCCTCAACATTTACAGCACCAACTGGTGGTTATGAAGGATCTTATGGGGACTTGTACCGCAGTGGTTCAGTTTACAGTGACTCAACTTGGCAGTCTGCTGCTTCTGAAATGGATGCTTCTGGTTCGTTTGGTTATGGTGGGCTTGGTGGTATGGCTTCAGATGATCCAGTAAAGAGTTCTGAAGGTTTTATTGGAAACTACAATGTAATAAGTAGACAAACTAATAGAG